In Ipomoea triloba cultivar NCNSP0323 chromosome 15, ASM357664v1, one genomic interval encodes:
- the LOC116005767 gene encoding secreted RxLR effector protein 161-like, with product MDPNVKLLPGQGEPLLDRERYKRLIRKLNYLAITRSYISFAVSVLSQFLENPCDTHWDVVVQVLGYIKRALGQGLLYEDRGHAHVVGYFDADWAGCPFDRCSTSGYCVLIGGNLISWKSKRQDVVARSSAEAKYQAMALATCELMWLNHLL from the coding sequence atggatccaaatgttaaACTTCTACCAGGACAAGGGGAGCCATTGCTTGACCGAGAACGATACAAGAGACTAATtagaaaattgaattatcttgCAATTACACGATCATATATCTCTTTTGCAGTCAGTGTcttgagtcaatttcttgagaACCCTTGTGATACTCATTGGGATGTTGTTGTTCAGGTTCTAGGGTATATCAAGAGAGCACTAGGGCAAGGTTTACTATACGAAGATAGAGGGCATGCTCATGTTGTTGGGTATTTTGATGCAGACTGGGCAGGATGTCCATTTGACAGATGCTCTACTTCTGGCTATTGTGTGctcattggtggtaatcttatatcttggaaAAGTAAGAGGCAAGATGTTGTTGCAAGATCTAGTGCTGAAGCTAAATACCAGGCCATGGCTCTTGCCACATGTGAGCTTATGTGGCTGAATCACTTACTATAA